The following are from one region of the Ostrinia nubilalis chromosome 28, ilOstNubi1.1, whole genome shotgun sequence genome:
- the LOC135085473 gene encoding calmodulin-like protein 4: MARYFKEQDIDEFRECFYLFARSGQITSLDELTVVMRSLGMSPTIQELTGYLKGKGGKMSFADFLEVMHIHSRAENLPSEVVNAFKAGDGDKKGVIPARQLRNLLQNWGEGLSAREVDNIFREANVSNNGTVRYEDFVKISCAPVPDYY, from the exons atg GCGCGTTACTTCAAGGAACAAGACATTGATG AATTTCGTGAATGTTTCTACCTATTCGCTAGATCTGGCCAGATCACGTCTCTGGACGAGCTGACGGTGGTGATGCGGTCCCTCGGCATGAGCCCTACGATTCAGGAGTTGACcg GTTACCTAAAGGGCAAGGGAGGCAAGATGTCCTTTGCTGACTTCCTGGAAGTCATGCACATTCATTCCAGAGCTGAAAACCTGCCGAGTGAG GTAGTGAACGCCTTTAAAGCCGGCGACGGCGACAAGAAGGGCGTGATCCCCGCGCGGCAACTCCGCAACTTGCTGCAGAACTGGGGCGAAGGCCTGTCGGCTAGAGAG GTGGACAACATCTTCCGTGAAGCAAACGTGTCTAACAACGGTACGGTCAGATACGAGGATTTCGTCAAGATCTCCTGCGCGCCGGTCCCTGAttactattaa
- the LOC135085451 gene encoding solute carrier family 25 member 44, whose product MLLSLWTSKDIEDKDRNSSDSKSERDARMAATMVETPPPQLITTIEWGMMDKSKFFPLYTLSSFTVRCALYPLTLVKTQIQVQRKKEAYSGVLDAISKIYRSEGFSGLYRGFWISSFQIISGVFYITTYEGVRHELGKYELSPKAKSFIGGGCASIVGQTIIVPFDVLSQHLMVLGLVRSRAGGSKNPKINPLGLDLDKRFSKTELAREVFVRVYRLNGVAGYYRGYAASLAAYVPNSALWWALYTAYQDELLRISPAWVSHLAIQCAAGTLGGFTTTILTNPLDIVRARLQVEGVSTMRQVFRDLWQEEGLMGLYLKGLSARLVQSACFSFSIILGYESIKRVAVSDEFRGRVRW is encoded by the exons ATGCTGTTAAGTTTATGGACTAGTAAAGATATAGAAGACAAGGATAGAAATAGCAGTGACAGTAAGAGTGAGCGAGACGCTAGAATGGCAGCAACCATGGTGGAGACTCCGCCGCCGCAGCTCATCACGACAATAGAATGGGGCATGATGGACAAAAGCAAGTTCTTTCCATTGTATACGCTGAGCAGTTTTACAG TAAGATGCGCGCTATACCCACTTACACTTGTGAAGACACAGATCCAGGTCCAGAGGAAGAAAGAGGCTTACAGCGGTGTCCTGGACGCCATCTCCAAGATCTACAGGAGCGAGGGCTTCTCGGGGCTGTATAGGGGCTTTTGGATATCCAGT tttcaGATAATCTCCGGCGTTTTCTACATCACAACGTACGAAGGCGTTAGACATGAGCTGGGCAAATACGAATTAAGTCCGAAAGCTAAG TCGTTCATAGGCGGTGGCTGCGCTTCCATAGTCGGGCAGACCATCATAGTTCCCTTCGACGTGTTGAGTCAACATCTTATGGTACTTGGACTGGTGAGGAGCAGAGCTGGTGGCAGCAAGAATCCT AAAATAAATCCCCTCGGCTTGGATCTAGACAAGAGGTTCAGTAAAACTGAGCTAGCCAGAGAAGTCTTCGTACGGGTATACAGGCTGAACGGCGTGGCTGGATACTACAGAGGATACGCGGCGTCTTTAGCCGCGTACGTGCCTAACTCGGCACTTTGGTGGGCGCTTTACACCGCGTATCAAG ACGAACTCCTAAGAATAAGTCCGGCGTGGGTGTCACATCTAGCGATACAGTGCGCCGCCGGCACTTTAGGCGGATTCACCACAACTATACTGACAAACCCTCTCGATATCGTACGCGCGAGGCTTCAG GTGGAAGGCGTAAGCACGATGCGGCAAGTATTCCGCGACCTATGGCAGGAGGAGGGGCTAATGGGGCTTTACCTCAAGGGGCTATCGGCGCGGCTGGTCCAGTCTGCCTGCTTCTCCTTTAGTATAATACTTGGTTATGAGAGTATTAAGCGCGTGGCTGTTAGCGATGAATTCAGAGGGCGCGTGCGCTGGTGA
- the LOC135085436 gene encoding phosphatidylserine decarboxylase proenzyme, mitochondrial, translated as MFPPTRIRSCLPVINPLFKQRLRPHRPFRQTSTIHQHQSQTKTATQIQKTKWMNLRAIITRWVPLGSVMYVGWCYIRASINYEVSKVEIRFYEMFPFRVTSRLWGRLAACELPISLRNLVYGTYARMFNVNLNEAAVPDLTYYKSLSAFFTRPLRDGVRYIAPAPCVSPCDGVVLNCGPADTDKIEQVKGVTYSLEEFLGDNKWSKNKGTSYYDSLLTNKENILHQCIIYLAPGDYHRFHSPCDWTSTFRRHFAGKLLSVNPWMAKLIPGLFTMNERAVYVGEWKHGFFSMTAVGATNVGSIEIYSDPQLQTNTKGKRNRVDEIELGQVNLKKGELFGQFNMGSTIILLFEAPRDFKFEFATGDRVLMGQALTAAVKEHSR; from the coding sequence ATGTTCCCTCCGACGCGTATTCGGAGCTGCCTTCCAGTAATAAATCCGCTGTTCAAGCAGCGGTTACGTCCCCATCGGCCGTTCCGTCAGACTTCTACTATTCATCAACACCAGTCGCAGACAAAGACTGCAACGCAGATTCAAAAGACGAAATGGATGAATTTGCGCGCGATAATTACCCGTTGGGTGCCTTTGGGCAGTGTGATGTACGTGGGTTGGTGTTATATCCGTGCTAGTATTAATTATGAGGTGTCGAAAGTGGAGATCCGTTTTTACGAGATGTTCCCCTTTAGAGTCACAAGCCGTCTATGGGGCCGTCTGGCGGCGTGCGAGCTGCCGATTTCGCTCCGAAATCTGGTCTACGGTACGTACGCTAGGATGTTCAACGTGAATTTGAACGAGGCAGCCGTCCCTGACTTAACATACTACAAATCGCTCTCTGCCTTCTTCACGAGACCTCTCAGAGACGGAGTGAGGTACATAGCACCTGCTCCGTGCGTGTCTCCTTGCGATGGAGTCGTCCTGAACTGTGGTCCAGCCGATACTGACAAGATAGAGCAAGTTAAAGGTGTTACGTACAGCTTAGAAGAGTTTTTAGGCGACAATAAATGGTCCAAAAACAAAGGGACGAGCTACTACGACTCTTTACTCACAAACAAAGAAAATATACTCCACCAATGCATCATTTACCTTGCACCTGGCGATTACCATAGATTCCACTCACCGTGTGACTGGACGTCTACGTTCAGACGTCACTTTGCTGGTAAATTATTATCCGTAAACCCTTGGATGGCAAAGCTCATACCGGGCCTGTTTACGATGAACGAACGAGCTGTATACGTTGGAGAATGGAAGCACGGCTTCTTCAGCATGACTGCAGTTGGAGCTACGAATGTAGGCTCAATCGAGATTTACAGCGATCCTCAGTTGCAAACGAATACAAAAGGAAAACGGAACCGAGTTGATGAAATTGAGCTCGGTCAAGTGAATTTGAAGAAAGGAGAGTTATTCGGTCAATTTAACATGGGTAGTACAATCATACTTCTTTTTGAGGCTCCAAGAGACTTTAAGTTTGAGTTCGCTACTGGTGATAGAGTGTTGATGGGGCAGGCGTTGACCGCTGCCGTTAAGGAACATTCGAGATGA
- the LOC135085496 gene encoding zinc finger protein 600-like: MSTNYNGADKVPKNTSKSRRSLKRIFSDSDEEIKKIGGFRGFDKQPKVLLERYDISPYLNGKSKLSLKTDFASVYLTEDPLKVNKLLNECAVILQRQNLPEVKETVLNRSPRSDVSISELDESMASLKCKICDKVYASEKKLLNHQENKHMIVYKPEPKPHKRVSFSDHIVVHEVQEYHKCRKCTKIFKDYKSLKSHMKQSHKKRKCYICHYCNKNFIDRMFFKVHIKLHCDICGVLCRNKSSYLEHRRNVCRALKLHKCKTCDLSFYRFMDLKDHSYDHMSTYFICDICKDQFPTKCAVSHHISFLHSKNRPTSLYRMRNLGSDRLYLCNFCDESSVDKDIIESHVQTLPDLTNRAMTGYKDFYFCDQCLKKFGTEQDMLQHKWTHFLKTSDNSQERPLVSILSKKKDVKKNPFNFNINDKIPEHMLPTVVLERVDLGSIKKQAANNAKVNINAKVNINAKVNDNAKVNSNANVNGGKKTIRKTLLSKHQCQLCGKYYSSNYCLNRHIETQHIDYENLRCRVCEETFVWPSLLQSHRCIRLKIPEMPFDDARPEIHFDNLHEISQNGIDDFNIDDNDDYMSTVDFEIPAPIVELTEGTNAYKPNNINCVSPLQSLGYKVVMQEVPIEF, translated from the exons ATGTCTACTAATTACAATGGAGCTGATAAAGTGCCAAAAAATACGTCGAAAAGCCGGAGGAGCCTCAAACGTATATTCTCTGATTCTGATGAGGAAATCAAGAAGATTGGCGGCTTTCGGGGCTTCGACAAGCAGCCAAAAGTGTTGCTGGAGCGTTACGACATATCTCCATACCTAAATGGTAAAAGTAAACTGTCTTTAAAGACGGATTTTGCCTCTGTTTACTTGACCGAGGATCCGCTCAaagttaataagttattgaatgAATGCGCTGTTATACTTCAGAGGCAAAACTTGCCTGAGGTGAAGGAGACTGTTCTCAACAGGTCTCCAAGGTCCGACGTGTCTATAAGCGAGCTGGACGAAAGTATGGCCAGCTTGAAATGTAAAATATGTGATAAAGTATACGCTAGTGAGAAGAAACTACTGAACCACCAGGAGAATAAGCATATGATAGTCTACAAGCCTGAGCCTAAGCCACATAAACGTGTATCGTTCTCCGATCATATCGTAGTGCACGAGGTTCAAGAGTACCACAAATGCAGGAAATGCACTAAAATATTCAAAGATTACAAGTCTCTGAAGAGCCATATGAAACAAAGTCACAAGAAACGTAAATGCTACATCTGCCATTACTGCAACAAGAACTTTATTGATCGAATGTTCTTCAAAGTCCATATTAAACTCCACTGCGATATCTGTGGTGTGTTATGTAGAAATAAGTCAAGCTACTTAGAGCACAGACGTAACGTATGCAGAGCGTTGAAACTACATAAATGCAAGACCTGCGACTTGTCATTCTATAGATTTATGGATCTGAAAGATCACAGCTACGATCATATGAGCACATATTTCATCTGTGATATCTGTAAAGATCAATTTCCAACTAAATGTGCAGTGTCTCATCACATTTCGTTCTTGCATTCCAAGAATCGTCCAACATCATTGTACCGAATGCGTAACTTAGGCAGTGATAGACTATATCTGTGCAATTTCTGCGATGAGAGCTCAGTGGATAAAGATATTATAGAAAGTCATGTGCAAACGCTACCGGATTTGACAAACCGAGCCATGACTGGGTATAAAGACTTCTACTTCTGTGACCAATGCTTGAAAAAGTTTGGGACGGAGCAGGACATGTTGCAACACAAATGGACGCATTTCTTGAAAACAAGTGACAATTCACAAGAGCGGCCACTTGTATCTATTTTATCCAAGAAAAAGGATGTTAAAAAAAACccttttaattttaacattaacgACAAAATTCCAGAACATATGTTGCCTACTGTTGTATTAGAAAGAGTTGATTTGGGAAGTATAAAGAAACAAGCTGCTAATAATGCAAAAGTCAATATTAATGCAAAAGTCAATATTAATGCAAAAGTTAATGATAATGCAAAAGTCAATAGTAATGCAAATGTCAATGGTGGAAAGAAAACTATTAGAAAGACTTTGCTCTCCAAACATCAGTGTCAG CTGTGTGGCAAATACTATTCATCAAATTACTGCCTGAACCGCCACATTGAAACGCAACATATAGACTATGAAAACCTCAGATGCAGAGTCTGCGAAGAAACGTTTGTGTGGCCATCTCTCCTCCAGTCCCATCGGTGCATACGTCTGAAGATACCGGAGATGCCGTTTGATGATGCAAGACCGGAGATCCACTTTGACAACCTCCACGAAATCAGCCAAAATGGTATTGATGACTTCAATATAGATGACAACGATGATTACATGAGTACAGTAGACTTCGAGATTCCTGCGCCTATTGTGGAACTAACTGAAGGTACAAATGCATATAAacctaataatattaattgcgTTTCTCCATTGCAGAGCTTAGGATATAAGGTTGTAATGCAAGAAGTACCAATCGAATTCTAG